Within the Maridesulfovibrio zosterae DSM 11974 genome, the region GTTGAACGATTCTGCGTAATGACAGCAGATTGAAACCACTCTCACCCATGTCTTTGAATCCGCCTTGGAGTTGAACGATTCTGCGTAATGACAGCAGATTGAAACCAACGAGAAGGAGTCCATCGAACTGGATAGTCCGTTGAACGATTCTGCGTAATGACAGCAGATTGAAACTTGTTTCTGTTGACTGGTAGGCGATGGATTTTTAGTTGAACGATTCTGCGTAATGACAGCAGATTGAAACAGTGGATCTCTGGTGGGAGAAGTCTGTAATGCTTTAGATGGTCCCCCCTCAGAGCCCATCTGGGGTAGTCGTTACATCGCCATAGCCAGCGGCAGTGCTCCTGCCTTCATGGATTTTGCCATTTTGATGGTCTGGGACATTTGTTTCTGCACTTCACCGATTCCGCGCGATTTGTGAAGATCATTGAAGTCGGAGAGACCTTGCTCTTTTTCGGCTTCATTGAACTTGGGCGTTGCCATCAGACCGCCTACTGCCTTGGATGCTGCTTCGGCTTTTTCTATCCCGACATTCTTTTCAAGATGATGATCGTTGTCACTGACCAGCACTATGGAGCTTTTGGGATATTTGGCCTTCAGGGCTTTAGCGACCGGCTCAAGATTGGAAGAATCAAAAGCCACTACTGTGGGCATGTTGCTTGCCATATATGCGCTTGCCGCAGTGGCGTAACCTTCGGCAACGAGGATCGGTCCTCCTTTGGCTATGTTTTCGCCGGGATCAATGGTGTGGAACATCCCTGCCTTCAGACCTCCTTTTTCAAAAAGCTTGCCTTCCGGCGTGATGGTTTGCAGGGTGTGGATATGACCGTTCACGTCTCGACCTGGCACAAGTAAATCCCCGCGCTCGTTGACCTTGACCCCGTAGCCCGGAACACCTTTTTTAATGAGGTATTCCTGTTGCTGGGTGGCCCATTTTGCGTTGGTCCACTTGGCAAATGAACGCTTTGAAGCCTTTTCGCGCTGCTCGGCGAGGGCTTTTTCACGCTCTATCATTTTCTGGGCAGCTTGCGCCTTGATTTGGGACTTTTCCTCAGCGGTAAGTTCAAGGCCGTCAGCCTTCCAGTTCATTTTCAGGCCGGTCTTGTGATTCTGGATGAATCCTGCAGGGTAGGCATCAAGGAATCCTTTATATGCTCCGTCTTTTGAATTGGGCTTACCATCGATGACCGGCACGCGCTGAAGAGTGCCGTCCATGATCGGTTGCTGGCCTTGAAGATCTAGTCCGGCTTCCTGCAAGGCCTTGGCGAATTCCTGCACGGCGTTTGTCTGCGGAGCATTGATCTTTTCCTTGGGCAACCACTTGGCAAGAGGCTTGAGGTCTGTTCCGGTAGCAGCAAACCACAGTTTCTCGGATTTATCCCAGCGTGCGCCGAGTTTCTTGGCCTGTCCTTTTTCCCGATAGGGAACATTGAGATAGGTCTTTTCTGTGGCAAGACTGGGCTCTTGCTGCTTTTCCTTTTGCTGCGCTACGGCTTTGTTTTCCGGTAGCCATGCAGCGAATTTTTGGACGTCTTCGCCTTCAGGAGCGAACCACATCTTTTGTTTCTTATCCCACTTGGCTCCAAGTTGTTTTGCCTCATCTTTTTCAGAGAAGGGCACTTTGAGCCAGGTCTTGCCATTCTCAGGAATTCCATATCTTGATTCGCGTTGCTCCAGCTTGTCTTTGTCCGGACCGGAAACTGACATGCCTTGCTCCTTGGTTGCTTCCTTACTGCGTTCCTTCTCAAATCCTAGAGTGTAATCCTTGATCTTTTCAGCTCTCTGGCAGGCCCGGACAATTTCATAAGGATCTTCCTTCAGAACTTTGACCCAGCTTTTTACATAACTGGCATGTTGTTCCGGATTATGGCTGATGCCTAGTTCCGCGCTGGTCATCCAGCTTGCGATTTCCGCGCACAGTTCTTCCTTGGCGTAGATCTCCGAACCGAAGGGACCGAATTCACGGTCCATCCGTGATTCATGGCCAGTCCAGTGTCCCAATTCATGCAGGGCAGTGCTGTAATATTTGTCGGGACTGTCAAAGGATGCGTGTGGGGGAAGGTGGATTTCATCAGACGAAGGTTTGTAGAATGCCCGGTCGCGTTGATCGTGAATGATGCTTGCGCCTGAATTCTCCAGAATGGCTTCAGCCCGATCATCCGGATTCCACGAGATTTCCCGGCCATCCCATTCGGAAATTCCGTCAATCTGGCTGGCGTGGAACACATTGAAGAAGCGTATAAACGGCTTCTCTCGTTCAACTCGTTCAGTTTTTATGTTTCCATCGTCATCGCGTACCGGTTTGCCATCCTCATCTTTAACTACGTTTATTGCTGACCATTGCCAAAAAACAAGCGTCTGGGACTTCGCTCCTTTGCGAACCTGCCAGCCCTGTGATTCTGCCTGCTTATAGGTCATGAATCTAGGATCATTCAGGCCGTCAGAACCAAGCATGACCTGGTTGAATCCACGATAGACATTTCCTGTTACCGGGTTGAAAGCCGGCTGATATTCACCCGGCTTCCATGGCCGCTGCCAGGGCGCGGTTCCTTCTTCCAGCTTTTCAATAATTTTATCAGCAAAACGCTGATAGTATGGTGTCTTGTCCTTAGCCATGTGCTCATTCCTCCTGTTCTGCTTCTTCAGGATCAAATGGATCGAATGATGCGTCCTCCGCATCTTCCGCTGTGAGGGCGTCTTCTTCAAAGGCCCCCATGTGGTCAGCCAGTTCCGGATCGACTTCCATGGTCGCGCCGGGATTTTCTTCCAGTTCGTTTGTGAGCTGGTCAGCCTGTTCGTTCAGGTGGCTTTTGATTTCGTCGTTGTCGGTCATTTTTTCTCCTTTAATTTGCGGGTCAGTTTTCAAATTTAGGTTTCCCTTTCTCATCAAAGCAGCGGAACTTACACTCCGGAAAGCCGCTGCAACTCCACCAGAACAAGCCTTTGCGCTTGGCAGGCCTGCGAATCAGACCTTTGCCGCAATCAGGGCACTTGTACTCTTCAGAGGCTTTAAGCTTTTGGGTCGGTTTGGCTTTGAGATCAGGCTTACCTGCTTTGTTGGGAAAGGTTGCTTTGCATTCAGGATAGGCAGAGCAGCCCCAGAATTTACCTTTGGGGCCTTTGCGTGAGCGCAGGAATCCATTCCCGCATTTGGGGCACTGGATAGCTGAGCTCTTGATATTGATGTTTAGACCGTTAGTTTTTACGCGGTCGATTTCATCGGCTACGGATTTGTCCACCTCATCGATGAGCTGGCGGTAATCCAGCTCGCCGGCTTCAATTTTTTTCTGTTTCTCATGCCAGAGGGCGGTCATGTCCGGCTTAACAGCGAAATCGGGTAGCGCATCATGAAAGCTGCGTCCAATGTTAGTGCTGATGATATGTTTTCCTTTTTCAGCCAGAAAAGAACGGCGAAAAAGGGTGTCTATATGTGAATCACGCGTAGCAGGTGTTCCAATTCCGCCGGACTCGTCCTGCTTGTCGCTGTCCTTATCCAGAAGCAGCTTTTTTATTTCCGGGTCAGTCACATATTTAGAGACTGCGGTGAGATCCTTGAGCAAGGTTTTCATGGAATAGCGAGCCGGAGGTTTGGTAAATCCTTTTACGCTCTCAGCAGTTTCAACCGTGCCGGAATCGGATCGCTGAAGCTTGTGCAGCTCAGGTTGTTTTTCGGCATTTTCAAAGTCTCTGAGATCCTGATCGCTAAGAACTCTCCAGCCTGATGAGCTGTTCAGCCTTCCCTCAGCTTTGAAATTGTGGCCGGCAATTTCGAGTTCAAGCTTTGTGGCCATAAATTC harbors:
- a CDS encoding zincin-like metallopeptidase domain-containing protein is translated as MAKDKTPYYQRFADKIIEKLEEGTAPWQRPWKPGEYQPAFNPVTGNVYRGFNQVMLGSDGLNDPRFMTYKQAESQGWQVRKGAKSQTLVFWQWSAINVVKDEDGKPVRDDDGNIKTERVEREKPFIRFFNVFHASQIDGISEWDGREISWNPDDRAEAILENSGASIIHDQRDRAFYKPSSDEIHLPPHASFDSPDKYYSTALHELGHWTGHESRMDREFGPFGSEIYAKEELCAEIASWMTSAELGISHNPEQHASYVKSWVKVLKEDPYEIVRACQRAEKIKDYTLGFEKERSKEATKEQGMSVSGPDKDKLEQRESRYGIPENGKTWLKVPFSEKDEAKQLGAKWDKKQKMWFAPEGEDVQKFAAWLPENKAVAQQKEKQQEPSLATEKTYLNVPYREKGQAKKLGARWDKSEKLWFAATGTDLKPLAKWLPKEKINAPQTNAVQEFAKALQEAGLDLQGQQPIMDGTLQRVPVIDGKPNSKDGAYKGFLDAYPAGFIQNHKTGLKMNWKADGLELTAEEKSQIKAQAAQKMIEREKALAEQREKASKRSFAKWTNAKWATQQQEYLIKKGVPGYGVKVNERGDLLVPGRDVNGHIHTLQTITPEGKLFEKGGLKAGMFHTIDPGENIAKGGPILVAEGYATAASAYMASNMPTVVAFDSSNLEPVAKALKAKYPKSSIVLVSDNDHHLEKNVGIEKAEAASKAVGGLMATPKFNEAEKEQGLSDFNDLHKSRGIGEVQKQMSQTIKMAKSMKAGALPLAMAM